One Strigops habroptila isolate Jane chromosome 19, bStrHab1.2.pri, whole genome shotgun sequence genomic window carries:
- the SP2 gene encoding transcription factor Sp2 isoform X1 gives MSVLGLQGGSCPSGGAVSPRAHPKAFLAGSTGPIPASILAEHALWFHCAGSGSRGSMAATAAVSPSEYLQPAASSAQDSQPSPLALLAATCSKIGPPAAEAVVTPPAPPQPTPRKLVPIKPAPLPLGSGKNSFGILSSKGNVFQIQGSQVSTSYPGGQLVFAIQNPTVINKGTRSSTTNIQYQAVPQIQATGGQTIQVQPNQIQIIPGTNQAILTPSSSSHKPVPIKPAPVQKGGASPAQGTSSVVKLSGGSNVTLTLPVNNLVNAAEPGAQAQLLAESSSKPPKKPRKKAMSPTQPTAVAVAEQVETVLIETTAENIIQAGNNLLIVQSPGSGQPAVVQQVQVVQPKQEPQVVQIPQQALRVVQAASATLPTVPQKPSQNFQIQTTEPTPTQVYFKTPSGELQTVLLQEAPAITVAPSGTSCSSPVSRSAGTGGSSTSTTSTSSSSRKGAVRKERTLPKIAPAGGIISLSAAQLAAAAQAMQTININGVQVQGVPVTITNSGGQQQLTVQNVSGNNLTISGLSPTQIQLQMEQALSGEAQPGEKRRRMACTCPNCKDGDKKPGDAGKKKHICHIPECGRTFRKTSLLRAHVRLHTGERPFVCNWVFCGKRFTRSDELQRHARTHTGDKRFECAQCQKRFMRSDHLTKHYKTHLVTKNL, from the exons AtgtctgtgctggggctgcaggggggctCCTGCCCCTCCGGAGGGGCTGTGTCCCCCCGGGCCCATCCCAAAGCATTCCTTGCAGGCAGCACTGGTCCCATTCCCGCTTCCATCCTGGCCGAACATGCGCTTTGGTTTCACTGTGCTGGGAGCGG GTCCAGAGGCAGCATGGCTGCGACTGCTGCCGTCAGCCCCAGTGAATACCTGCAGCCGGCCGCCTCCAGCGCCCAG GACTCCCAACCATCTCCTCTCGCCCTCCTCGCAGCGACATGTAGCAAGATCGGTCCCCCCGCAGCAGAAGCCGTCGTGactcctcctgcccctcctcagCCAACGCCGCGCAAGCTCGTCCCCATCAAACCTGCTCCGCTGCCCCTGGGCTCCGGTAAGAACAGCTTTGGGATCCTGTCGTCGAAAGGCAACGTCTTCCAGATCCAGGGCTCTCAGGTCAGCACCTCCTACCCCGGGGGGCAGCTGGTTTTTGCCATCCAGAACCCAACTGTCATCAACAAGGGGACCCGCTCGTCCACCACCAACATCCAGTACCAGGCAGTGCCTCAGATCCAGGCCACAGGGGGACAGACCATCCAGGTCCAGCCTAACCAGATCCAGATTATTCCGGGCACGAATCAAGCCATCCTcaccccttcctcttcctctcacaAGCCTGTGCCCATCAAACCGGCTCCGGTGCAGAAAGGAGGAGCTTCCCCAGCGCAGGGCACGAGCAGCGTGGTCAAGTTGAGCGGTGGCAGCAACGTGACTCTGACCCTGCCCGTGAACAACCTGGTGAACGCCGCCGAGCCGGGCGCCCAGGCTCAGCTCCTGGCAGAGAGCTCctccaaaccccccaaaaagccTCGGAAGAAAGCCATGTCACCCACCCAGCCCACCGCGGTGGCCGTGGCCGAGCAGGTGGAGACGGTGTTGATAGAGACCACGGCAGAGAACATCATCCAGGCGGGCAACAACCTGCTGATCGTGCAGAGCCCCGGCTCCGGCCAGCCGGCCGTGGTGCAGCAGGTACAAGTGGTGCAGCCCAAGCAGGAGCCCCAAGTGGTGCAGATCCCGCAGCAGGCCCTGCGTGTGGTCCAGGCCGCCTCTGCCACGCTCCCCACCGTCCCCCAAAAACCCTCCCAGAACTTCCAGATCCAAACGACGGAACCTACTCCTACCCAG GTCTACTTCAAAACCCCATCGGGCGAGCTGCAGACCGTGCTGCTCCAGGAAGCTCCGGCCATCACAGTGGCTCCATCCGGGACCTCTTGCAGCAGCCCCGTGTCCCGCAGCGCCGGCACGGGGGGttccagcaccagcaccaccagcaccagcagcagcagcaggaaaggcgCCGTGCGCAAGGAGCGCACCCTGCCCAAGATCGCGCCGGCCGGAGGCATCATCAGCCTGAGCGCGGCGCAGCTGGCGGCCGCTGCGCAGGCCATGCAGACCATCAACATCAACGGCGTGCAAGTGCAGGGCGTGCCCGTCACCATCACCAACAGCGGAG gccagcagcagctcactgtGCAGAATGTGTCCGGCAACAACCTGACCATCAGCGGCCTGAGCCCGACCCAGATCCAGCTCCAGATGGAGCAAGCGCTGTCCGGAGAGGCTCAACCTGGGGAGAAGAGGCGGCGGATGGCGTGTACCTGCCCCAACTGCAAGGACGGGGACAAGAA GCCGGGCGACGCAGGGAAGAAGAAGCACATCTGCCACATCCCCGAGTGCGGGAGGACCTTCCGCAAGACGTCGCTGCTGCGGGCCCACGTGCGCCTGCACACGGGCGAGCGCCCCTTCGTCTGCAACTGGGTGTTCTGCGGGAAGCGCTTCACACGCAGCGACGAGCTGCAGCGACACGCTCGCACGCACACAG gtGACAAGCGCTTCGAGTGCGCGCAGTGCCAGAAGCGCTTCATGCGGAGCGACCACCTCACGAAGCACTATAAAACCCACCTGGTCACCAAGAACTTGTAG
- the SP2 gene encoding transcription factor Sp2 isoform X2: MAATAAVSPSEYLQPAASSAQDSQPSPLALLAATCSKIGPPAAEAVVTPPAPPQPTPRKLVPIKPAPLPLGSGKNSFGILSSKGNVFQIQGSQVSTSYPGGQLVFAIQNPTVINKGTRSSTTNIQYQAVPQIQATGGQTIQVQPNQIQIIPGTNQAILTPSSSSHKPVPIKPAPVQKGGASPAQGTSSVVKLSGGSNVTLTLPVNNLVNAAEPGAQAQLLAESSSKPPKKPRKKAMSPTQPTAVAVAEQVETVLIETTAENIIQAGNNLLIVQSPGSGQPAVVQQVQVVQPKQEPQVVQIPQQALRVVQAASATLPTVPQKPSQNFQIQTTEPTPTQVYFKTPSGELQTVLLQEAPAITVAPSGTSCSSPVSRSAGTGGSSTSTTSTSSSSRKGAVRKERTLPKIAPAGGIISLSAAQLAAAAQAMQTININGVQVQGVPVTITNSGGQQQLTVQNVSGNNLTISGLSPTQIQLQMEQALSGEAQPGEKRRRMACTCPNCKDGDKKPGDAGKKKHICHIPECGRTFRKTSLLRAHVRLHTGERPFVCNWVFCGKRFTRSDELQRHARTHTGDKRFECAQCQKRFMRSDHLTKHYKTHLVTKNL, from the exons ATGGCTGCGACTGCTGCCGTCAGCCCCAGTGAATACCTGCAGCCGGCCGCCTCCAGCGCCCAG GACTCCCAACCATCTCCTCTCGCCCTCCTCGCAGCGACATGTAGCAAGATCGGTCCCCCCGCAGCAGAAGCCGTCGTGactcctcctgcccctcctcagCCAACGCCGCGCAAGCTCGTCCCCATCAAACCTGCTCCGCTGCCCCTGGGCTCCGGTAAGAACAGCTTTGGGATCCTGTCGTCGAAAGGCAACGTCTTCCAGATCCAGGGCTCTCAGGTCAGCACCTCCTACCCCGGGGGGCAGCTGGTTTTTGCCATCCAGAACCCAACTGTCATCAACAAGGGGACCCGCTCGTCCACCACCAACATCCAGTACCAGGCAGTGCCTCAGATCCAGGCCACAGGGGGACAGACCATCCAGGTCCAGCCTAACCAGATCCAGATTATTCCGGGCACGAATCAAGCCATCCTcaccccttcctcttcctctcacaAGCCTGTGCCCATCAAACCGGCTCCGGTGCAGAAAGGAGGAGCTTCCCCAGCGCAGGGCACGAGCAGCGTGGTCAAGTTGAGCGGTGGCAGCAACGTGACTCTGACCCTGCCCGTGAACAACCTGGTGAACGCCGCCGAGCCGGGCGCCCAGGCTCAGCTCCTGGCAGAGAGCTCctccaaaccccccaaaaagccTCGGAAGAAAGCCATGTCACCCACCCAGCCCACCGCGGTGGCCGTGGCCGAGCAGGTGGAGACGGTGTTGATAGAGACCACGGCAGAGAACATCATCCAGGCGGGCAACAACCTGCTGATCGTGCAGAGCCCCGGCTCCGGCCAGCCGGCCGTGGTGCAGCAGGTACAAGTGGTGCAGCCCAAGCAGGAGCCCCAAGTGGTGCAGATCCCGCAGCAGGCCCTGCGTGTGGTCCAGGCCGCCTCTGCCACGCTCCCCACCGTCCCCCAAAAACCCTCCCAGAACTTCCAGATCCAAACGACGGAACCTACTCCTACCCAG GTCTACTTCAAAACCCCATCGGGCGAGCTGCAGACCGTGCTGCTCCAGGAAGCTCCGGCCATCACAGTGGCTCCATCCGGGACCTCTTGCAGCAGCCCCGTGTCCCGCAGCGCCGGCACGGGGGGttccagcaccagcaccaccagcaccagcagcagcagcaggaaaggcgCCGTGCGCAAGGAGCGCACCCTGCCCAAGATCGCGCCGGCCGGAGGCATCATCAGCCTGAGCGCGGCGCAGCTGGCGGCCGCTGCGCAGGCCATGCAGACCATCAACATCAACGGCGTGCAAGTGCAGGGCGTGCCCGTCACCATCACCAACAGCGGAG gccagcagcagctcactgtGCAGAATGTGTCCGGCAACAACCTGACCATCAGCGGCCTGAGCCCGACCCAGATCCAGCTCCAGATGGAGCAAGCGCTGTCCGGAGAGGCTCAACCTGGGGAGAAGAGGCGGCGGATGGCGTGTACCTGCCCCAACTGCAAGGACGGGGACAAGAA GCCGGGCGACGCAGGGAAGAAGAAGCACATCTGCCACATCCCCGAGTGCGGGAGGACCTTCCGCAAGACGTCGCTGCTGCGGGCCCACGTGCGCCTGCACACGGGCGAGCGCCCCTTCGTCTGCAACTGGGTGTTCTGCGGGAAGCGCTTCACACGCAGCGACGAGCTGCAGCGACACGCTCGCACGCACACAG gtGACAAGCGCTTCGAGTGCGCGCAGTGCCAGAAGCGCTTCATGCGGAGCGACCACCTCACGAAGCACTATAAAACCCACCTGGTCACCAAGAACTTGTAG
- the PNPO gene encoding pyridoxine-5'-phosphate oxidase — MDLGPLRKSYRGDEEAFEEQHLAFREPIQQFRVWFEEAVSCPDIGEANAMCLATCTRDGKPSARMVLLKGFGQDGFRFFTNHESRKGKELDTNPFASLVFYWEPLNRQVRIEGSVKRLPEEESERYFHSRPKSSQIGAVVSRQSTVIPDREYLRKRNAELEERYREAPVPKPPYWGGYILHPEVVEFWQGQTNRLHDRIVFRRLREGSEPLGSMTHRGEGEWVFERFSP, encoded by the exons ATGGACCTGGGGCCGCTGCGGAAGAGCTACCGGGGGGACGAGGAG GCCTTCGAGGAGCAGCACTTGGCCTTCCGTGAGCCCATCCAGCAGTTCCGAGTCTGGTTCGAGGAGGCCGTGAGCTGCCCGGACATCGGCGAGGCCAATGCCATGTGCTTGGCGACCTGCACCAG GGACGGGAAGCCCTCGGCCCGCATGGTGCTGCTGAAGGGTTTTGGGCAGGATGGTTTCCGCTTCTTCACCAACCACGAGAGCCGTaaggggaaggagctg GATACGAATCCCTTTGCCTCACTGGTCTTCTACTGGGAGCCCCTCAACCGGCAG GTCCGGATCGAGGGCTCGGTGAAGCGGCTGCCGGAGGAGGAATCGGAGCGGTACTTCCACTCCCGCCCCAAGAGCAGCCAGATCGGGGCTGTGGTCAGCCGGCAGAGCACCGTCATTCCGGACAGGGAG TATCTAAGGAAGAGGAACGCGGAGCTGGAGGAGCGGTACCGGGAGGCGCCGGTGCCGAAGCCGCCGTACTG GGGGGGTTACATCCTGCACCCAGAGGTTGTGGAGTTCTGGCAGGGTCAGACCAACCGCCTGCACGACCGCATCGTCTTCCGGCGGCTGCGGGAAGGCTCCGAGCCCCTGGGCTCCATGACCCACCGCGGGGAGGGCGAGTGGGTCTTCGAGCGCTTCTCGCCCTGA